CGAGGAGGCCGAGGACGACGGGGGTCTCGCGGTTGCCGAGCCGTCCGAGGTCGGTGAGGACCTTGGCGACGACGCCGGACGACGACACCCAGGTGACCCCGGCGAGGGCGACGGCGGCGACCGGCCCCCAGCCGAGGAGGAGCGCGGCGGCCGCGCCGGGCAGGGCGTTGAGGACGAAGTCGACGACGCCGGCCGGGTACTGGGTGCGCAGGCTGCTGACGAGTTCACCGGCGCTGTACTCGAGGCCGAGGAGGAGCAGGAGCAGGATCACGCCGATCTCGGCGCCGACCGCGACGAAGTCGCCGCTGGCGTGGAGCGGGACGACCCCGCCCTCTCCGACGGCCAGTCCGGCGAGGAGGTAGAGGGGGATCGGGGAGAGCCCGACACGTTCCGCGAACCGTCCGACGAGCCCCAGGACGAGGATGACCGCCCCGAGTTCGATGAGGAGCCCGGTCGTGTCGTGCACGGTCACTCCCCGCTGATGAGGGCGGCGAGCGCGTCCACGCCTTCGCGGGTGCCGACCACGACGAGGGTGTCGCCGATGGCGAGGCGGAAGTCGGGTCCCGGGGCGGGATGGGCGCTGGTGCGCCGCAGGACGGCGACGATGGACGCGCCGGTGCGGGTGCGGGCCCTCGTGTCGCCGAGCAGCCGCCCCCCGTACGGGGAGCGGCTGGTGAGCGGGATGTGCTCGGTGACCAGGTCGAGGCCGTCGGTGCGGATGCCGCCGACGGGGGCCGGGTCGATGAGCTGGGCGAGAGCGGCGGCGTCCTCGGGGGTGAGGCGGACCGTCGCCTCGCACGCGTCGGGGTCGTCGGGGCGGTAGAAGCCGAGGAAGCGGCGGCCGTCGTGGTGGACGACGACGGAGAGGCGCCGCCCGTCCTCCGTGGTGAAGTCGTACTGCGTGCCGACGCCGGGCAGGGGGGTGCGACGC
This genomic window from Streptomyces thermolilacinus SPC6 contains:
- a CDS encoding cation:proton antiporter regulatory subunit, translated to MGTRRTPLPGVGTQYDFTTEDGRRLSVVVHHDGRRFLGFYRPDDPDACEATVRLTPEDAAALAQLIDPAPVGGIRTDGLDLVTEHIPLTSRSPYGGRLLGDTRARTRTGASIVAVLRRTSAHPAPGPDFRLAIGDTLVVVGTREGVDALAALISGE